AAACCAAAGGACATAGTAAGCCCTTCGTGTTGTAGGCAGAAGACAAAATGTCCACCTTTCGGATGAGCAAAGCTCAATAGGTTTTCACAATAACTCGACCAATCAACCAGGGATTATCGGGTCAAGCCTTGAACCCGACTTTGACATGCGCACCGTCACAATACGGTTTGTTCGCAGATTGTCCGCACCTGCAGAAAGCAGTGGTTTTGTTTTTCTTCTCCACCCTTCCATCCTTATGGGTCACTTTTAAGGTACCATACACCAGCAAAGGACCATTTTCCATCACCTCTACCTTGGTCTCCAGCGATTCGACCTCCATTGTATCTTCTCCATTCATGAAATAAGATAACGCCCCGGAGGGACATTTGGC
This DNA window, taken from Cytophagales bacterium, encodes the following:
- a CDS encoding (4Fe-4S)-binding protein gives rise to the protein MDKEIVKEYSNGELTVVWKPKLCIHAEECVKTLPKVYNPKEKPWIKVENATTDEIKAQIAKCPSGALSYFMNGEDTMEVESLETKVEVMENGPLLVYGTLKVTHKDGRVEKKNKTTAFCRCGQSANKPYCDGAHVKVGFKA